The segment TGGCGTCAAAAACCGCTATCCGCTTTTTGTCCGGCCTGGTCTGGCGGCTGTCGCCTTCCGGGAAAATCACCTCGTCGCCCACCAGGAAGATATCCAATCCCGTCCTCTGCTGAACCACGTTGCAGGTCTTGGTTAGGGCCAATTCATAATCGCCCCGCAGCAGGTGCGAGACATATATGAACACCACCGGCCGGTTATTGATTTTCAGGTAATTCGGCTCCTTGAAATACTCATCCGCCGCGTAGAGCAGGTGATTCTGCAGCAACCTCAAGCTGTCATGGTCTATAATCACCACCCCCTTCTCAAAAGTCAGGATATAAGGCGTCTGGTAAACCAGGCAGAACTTAAAATCGCTCTTAGCGCGCTTGAGATAGGCGCTGAAATAGTTCTTGATAGTCACGTCCGAGGCCGAGCCCGGCCCGAACCAGTTCATGGCGAAGAAATCAATGCCGGCGCCCCTGGCCCAGTCCAGGTGCTGCTTTATCACCGCCTCGTCGCGGCAGGTGTATTCGCCCAGCTGCGGCTGCTGCTGGATATTCAGTTTCTCACGCAGGTATCTCTGCCAGAACGGCGAATCCTTGGCATCGTAGGTGTGATAATAGGCGCCGACCGAAATAGTCTTGGTTATCGGCGCCGCCTGGGCCGGAACGGCCTGGCCCGGCTTGCCCTTAGACACAGACAAAATCACCACAAAGGCAATGGCCGCGACCAGCGTCAGCGCGCCGACCACGATTAAAATAATATATATCTTTCGCATCGCCATCTAATATACTATTTGTGCCGACCCAAGACAAATAAAACCGCCTTTTACTTGACCAAAAGTTTTATATATACCATTATGTGCTGAAATTGACTTAATCCTTGTATAGAAAGAAGGAACGTATGAAGAAATCAGTCTGGTTGAGCGCATTGGTCACCGCCGGCATCATCACTTCTCTGGCCTGTAATAGTTCGCCTCAGGAACCGGTTAAGGCCGCCGCGCCAACCCCGCCAACTGAGCAAGTAAAAGTCGACTCGTCCGGCCGCATGGGCTCAACGATGAACGGAGAACAATCCAAGCCGGCTGCCAAGGCCAAACCGGCGGTTGACGAAAACGCCATTAAAGCCAGCGAACTGATGCGCGCCGGCGTTGAGGCCATCCAGTCCGGCGATTACCCTAAATCCCTGCAAACATATCAGGAAGTGCTCAAGCTAATCAAGGAAGACAATCCTGAGATAGGCACGGTATATTATAACTTGGCCTGCACCTATGCCCTGATGTCCCTTAAAGGCGGACCCGCCTCGGGCGGAAAGGAGACAACTCTGGCCCTGGAATACCTGGCCAAGGCCATCAAGGCCGGCTATGACAACCGGGAGTTCATTGAAGCCGACCCGGACCTGGTGTTCTTAAAGGACATGCCGGAATTCAAGGCGGTGCTGGATTTGATTCCGCCCATTACCGCGCTGGCCAATACGCCTGAGGACGACGCGGCCCAGAAAGAGGCCATAGAACTGATAGAAAAGGTGCACGGGCTGAAATTCAAGGAAATGCCCAAGTATCAGACCCTGACCCCGGAGATGTTCGCCCGCTCCTACGGCGGCCAGAGCGACTCCATCCAGGGATTCTACCGCTGGGCCGACAAGACCCTCTACCTCAAACAGGGACTTGACCCGGTCCGGTTCAAAGGCACCCGCATCCACGAGACCTTCCACGCCCTCCAGGACCAGTTATTCGGAATGGGTGAACTGCAAAAAACCATCAAGACCACGGACGGGAATTACGCCCTGCTGGCTTTGATAGAAGGCGATGCCACGCTCACCTTTATCGAATGCATGCCCGAGAGCATGGCCAAGATGATGATTGCGTCAGCCACGCCATGGCGGATGATGGGCGGTGAGCCGAAATACGACCGGAGCCAAAGGGGCGAGGCGGCCGCGCGCCAGGGCGCCTTCGGTTACTCCATCGCCGCCCGGTTCGTCCAGGCCATCAAAGAGGCCAAGGGCTGGGCCGGCGTCAACGCCATGTATACCAATATCCCCAAATCCACCGAACAGGTGCTCCATCCGGCCAAATACCTGGCCCAGGAACAGCCGGTCGAGGTCGCCTTACCTGAGGTAGCCGCCTCGCTCGGCGCGGGCTGGGAAGCATCCAAGCCGGATACGGCCGGCGAATTCGGGCTGCTGCTCGGCCTGCTGACTAATGAAAAATCCGGGCCGCTGGCCGAAGAGGCCGCCCTGGGCTGGGCCGGTGACAAGATTATCCTGGTCGGCAACAAAGGCGCGCAAAAAGGATTTGCCATTCATAAATCCGCCTGGGACACGGCCAAGGACGCCCGGGAATTCTTTGACGCCTCGGTCCTGGCTATGGAATCAAACGGCCAGGTCCAGAAAGACGGCAACATTGCCACGTCAGTTAACGACACCGGCGAGACTGATTATCTGGCGCTCAACGGCCTGAATGTGGTCATGGTCAATAACCTGCCGCCGGAACTCAAGGATAAGGTCATCCAATTGGTAAAATAGGACGATTAACCGCTCTTCTAATCCCCCTTCTTC is part of the Planctomycetota bacterium genome and harbors:
- a CDS encoding glycoside hydrolase family 99-like domain-containing protein, encoding MRKIYIILIVVGALTLVAAIAFVVILSVSKGKPGQAVPAQAAPITKTISVGAYYHTYDAKDSPFWQRYLREKLNIQQQPQLGEYTCRDEAVIKQHLDWARGAGIDFFAMNWFGPGSASDVTIKNYFSAYLKRAKSDFKFCLVYQTPYILTFEKGVVIIDHDSLRLLQNHLLYAADEYFKEPNYLKINNRPVVFIYVSHLLRGDYELALTKTCNVVQQRTGLDIFLVGDEVIFPEGDSRQTRPDKKRIAVFDAITAHTIVGPTRYDGLPVLTGFFKDLDALFRSYQQLARESNGMFIPCAMPGFNNRGYNKEADKYSILPREATVDKENEGTTYAVYLDIARKYVDPSLGMLMINSFNGFSDDTQIEPVTSDFMTPGSAPAELTGGYRYYNYQDLYLRLTKEGLKE